Proteins found in one Solitalea lacus genomic segment:
- a CDS encoding outer membrane beta-barrel protein, with product MKNFLLFVLFSFLGLSANAQFLNTAGDIDHERWNFGFLLGVDKASFTVAKQKNYSIPGSNPYTSDTLQAIRPMGNMGFSLGLLANLKLDKNFDLRFTPKFSFVDRQLEYQYNKQSDNKILLKQIESTFLELPLLLKFKSDRQKDVRLYVIGGFKFVTDIRSKKKKADDAEFNPDDDRKLVKIDNSFMALEAGIGADIYLEYFKFSPEFKLSHSINNVMQKGDDNIVTRPLAGLFAEALHFTMYFE from the coding sequence ATGAAAAACTTTTTACTGTTCGTTCTCTTTTCGTTCTTAGGATTATCAGCCAACGCTCAGTTCTTGAATACGGCAGGTGATATAGATCATGAACGGTGGAATTTTGGCTTTTTGTTAGGAGTTGATAAAGCTTCTTTCACTGTAGCCAAGCAAAAGAATTACAGTATTCCTGGGTCAAATCCATATACATCGGATACATTACAAGCCATTCGACCAATGGGAAATATGGGCTTTAGTTTAGGGTTATTGGCAAATCTTAAACTCGATAAAAATTTTGATTTGCGTTTTACTCCCAAATTTTCCTTCGTTGATCGACAATTGGAGTATCAGTATAATAAGCAGTCTGACAATAAAATTTTGCTAAAACAAATTGAGTCAACATTTTTAGAGTTGCCGTTATTGTTGAAATTTAAGTCAGACCGACAGAAAGATGTTCGTTTATATGTTATTGGCGGCTTTAAGTTTGTGACCGATATACGTTCTAAAAAGAAAAAAGCCGACGATGCGGAATTTAACCCTGATGATGACCGTAAACTAGTTAAGATTGATAATAGCTTTATGGCTTTAGAAGCAGGGATAGGAGCCGATATTTACTTGGAATATTTCAAATTCTCTCCTGAATTTAAATTGTCACATAGTATTAACAATGTGATGCAGAAAGGAGATGATAACATTGTAACTCGTCCGCTTGCAGGCTTATTTGCGGAGGCTCTACACTTTACCATGTATTTTGAGTAA
- a CDS encoding SDR family oxidoreductase: MNKIALITGATAGIGEASAHIFAKNNFDLIITGRREDRLTQLADNLKATYSINVLPLVFDVRKLYEVQKAIEGLDENWQAIDILVNNAGLSAGLEPIQEGSFADWDVMIDTNIKGLLYVTRLVSPLMIKHKKGHIINLGSIAGKETYANGNVYCATKHAVDSLSKAMRIDLLPHNIKVTAINPGAVETEFSIVRFKGDEERAKNVYKGFDPLTAQDIADTIYYVASLPPHVNINDLTIMPTAQANTVYWNKSNS; this comes from the coding sequence ATGAATAAAATTGCCTTGATTACCGGAGCTACTGCCGGTATTGGAGAAGCATCAGCACATATCTTTGCAAAGAATAATTTTGACCTGATAATTACCGGTAGGCGAGAAGACCGGTTGACCCAACTTGCCGATAATTTAAAGGCCACTTATTCTATTAATGTGCTACCATTAGTTTTTGATGTACGAAAACTATACGAAGTACAAAAAGCTATTGAGGGTTTGGATGAAAACTGGCAGGCAATAGATATTCTTGTGAATAATGCAGGATTATCTGCTGGATTAGAGCCTATTCAGGAGGGATCTTTTGCTGATTGGGACGTCATGATAGATACTAATATTAAAGGACTGCTTTATGTAACTCGTTTGGTTTCTCCACTAATGATTAAGCATAAGAAAGGTCATATTATTAACTTGGGCTCGATTGCAGGGAAAGAGACATATGCCAACGGAAACGTCTATTGTGCAACCAAACATGCTGTTGATTCACTAAGCAAAGCTATGCGTATCGATTTGCTGCCTCATAATATTAAGGTTACAGCAATTAATCCTGGTGCAGTTGAAACGGAGTTTTCCATTGTACGATTTAAAGGTGATGAAGAGCGAGCCAAAAATGTTTATAAAGGTTTTGATCCGTTAACAGCTCAAGACATTGCTGACACAATTTACTATGTCGCATCATTGCCTCCTCATGTTAATATCAATGATTTAACCATTATGCCAACAGCTCAGGCTAATACCGTTTATTGGAATAAGTCAAATTCGTAA